The proteins below come from a single Eucalyptus grandis isolate ANBG69807.140 chromosome 3, ASM1654582v1, whole genome shotgun sequence genomic window:
- the LOC120291181 gene encoding uncharacterized protein LOC120291181 produces the protein MAPHKEAFIAKWTESLTNVLISLLVEEVKKGNRPTCTYNKVGWNNIHVEFNKQTELHYNVVQLKNRVNKLKKQYSSFKKLLSQSGFGWDNVNKTVTVEESSVWDSHIKDNIEWAKFKNDEFPQYPDLCIVFGDTYATGAYTAGNAEENAEEYVVSDEEDNGVSGDNGGGDTIGDAEESNENNVDTGVLASDATPTSVREKHKLNRTPNSKRRRKSNNHELGVIMKAIQEIIKSRTVKSTSDSITSKAPPPVAPPPVDPYSIAVVVAILNGMSNLEQNLYNKAVNQACLNATWREAFMIALPERRRGLIESLE, from the exons ATGGCACCCCACAAAGAAGCATTTATAGCAAAGTGGACTGAGTCTTTGACCAATGTGCTTATAAGTTTGTTGGTGGAAGAGGTGAAAAAAGGAAATCGCCCCACCTGCACCTACAACAAAGTAGGGTGGAATAACATACATGTCGAGTTCAATAAACAAACAGAACTCCACTATAATGtagttcaattgaaaaataGGGTAAACAAACTAAAGAAGCAATATAGTAGTTTTAAGAAGCTTCTTTCACAATCTGGATTTGGATGGGATAATGTCAACAAAACAGTTACTGTGGAGGAGTCAAGTGTATGGGATTCTCACATCAAG GATAATATTGAATGGGCTAAATTCAAGAATGATGAGTTTCCTCAGTATCCAGACCTTTGTATTGtgtttggtgatacatatgctactgggGCGTATACAGCAGGAAATgcagaagaaaatgcagaagaGTATGTGGTGTCGGATGAAGAAGACAATGGTGTTAGTGGTGACAATGGTGGTGGTGATACCATAGGTGATGCGGAGGAATCTAATGAAAACAATGTTGATACGGGAGTCCTTGCATCTGACGCGACTCCCACCTCAGTTCGTGAGAAACACAAGTTGAATAGGACTCCAAATtccaagaggagaagaaagagtaaTAACCATGAACTCGGTGTCATCATGAAAGCCATTCaagaaataatcaaatcaaGGACCGTCAAATCAACAAGTGACTCCATAACCTCAAAGGCCCCACCTCCTGTAGCCCCACCTCCTGTAGACCCCTACTCCATAGCAGTTGTGGTCGCCATTCTAAATGGCATGTCTAATTTGGAGCAGAATCTTTACAATAAGGCTGTGAATCAGGCATGCCTTAATGCCACTTGGAGAGAGGCTTTCATGATTGCTCTACCCGAAAGGAGGCGtggacttattgaatctcttGAGTAG
- the LOC104437025 gene encoding uncharacterized protein LOC104437025: protein MDLQLGLALPISDHSAKGSEPKDHEGLYKKWANNKRCHGEAFGQYSSGKSQSLAWSGRPNEEDDPSARRSKFYCSLNKFRYSEGADDNDQVVGWPPIQTWRKKFMHGQRPPRRDLYKIVRQA from the exons ATGGATCTTCAACTAGGTCTAGCTCTCCCAATTAGTGACCACTCTGCCAAAGGGTCCGAGCCAAAAGATCATGAAGGCTTGTACAAGAAGTGGGCCAACAACAAAAGGTGTCATGGAGAGGCATTTGGACAATACTCCTCAGGGAAATCGCAGTCGTTGGCATGGAGCGGCAGGCCAAACGAGGAAGACGACCCGAGTGCGAGGCGCAGCAAGTTTTATTGTTCGCTGAACAA GTTTAGGTACAGTGAAGGAGCTGACGACAATGATCAGGTTGTGGGTTGGCCGCCCATCCAGACCTGGAGGAAGAAGTTCATGCACGGGCAGCGTCCACCACGCCGAGATCTTTACAAGATTGTCCGTCAGGCCTAA